In the Caldalkalibacillus salinus genome, one interval contains:
- a CDS encoding acyl-CoA dehydrogenase, producing MNFQLSEEHQMIRKMVRDFAENEVAPTATERDEEERFDRAIFDQMAELGLTGIPWDEQYGGIGSDYLSYVIAVEELSRVCASTGVTLSAHVSLASWPLHQFGNKEQKQTYLRPLAEGQKIGAYGLTEPGSGSDAAAMKTTAVREGDHYILNGNKIFITNAGEADIYIVFAMTNPEKKHKGISAFILEKGMEGFRMGKKEKKLGIRSSPTLEIIFDNVKVPVENRLGEEGDGFKVAMMTLDGGRNGISAQAVGIAQGALDHALAYAKERKQFGKPIADQQALQFMLADMATQVEAARLLTYQAAWLESEGLPYGKASAMSKLYAGDIAMEVTTNAVQVFGGYGYTREYPVERFMRDAKITQIYEGTNEIQRLVISKYLLSE from the coding sequence ATGAACTTTCAATTATCAGAAGAGCATCAAATGATACGCAAAATGGTCAGGGACTTCGCCGAAAATGAAGTGGCACCGACTGCGACAGAAAGAGATGAAGAAGAACGATTTGATCGCGCGATATTTGATCAGATGGCAGAGTTGGGATTAACAGGAATACCGTGGGATGAACAATACGGTGGGATTGGTTCAGACTACCTGAGTTATGTCATTGCTGTGGAAGAACTATCGAGAGTATGTGCCTCAACTGGGGTCACACTGTCGGCCCATGTCTCACTCGCCAGTTGGCCATTGCACCAATTCGGTAACAAAGAGCAAAAGCAGACCTACCTACGGCCATTAGCAGAAGGTCAGAAGATTGGAGCATACGGGCTAACTGAACCAGGCTCTGGGTCGGACGCTGCCGCAATGAAAACAACGGCCGTCAGAGAAGGCGATCATTATATCCTCAATGGTAACAAAATCTTTATTACTAACGCAGGTGAGGCGGATATCTACATTGTGTTCGCCATGACCAACCCAGAGAAGAAACATAAAGGCATCAGTGCTTTCATTCTAGAAAAGGGAATGGAAGGTTTTCGCATGGGTAAAAAAGAAAAAAAGCTAGGTATTCGCTCATCACCAACTTTGGAGATTATCTTTGACAATGTGAAAGTACCGGTGGAGAACAGATTAGGGGAAGAAGGCGACGGGTTTAAAGTGGCCATGATGACTTTGGATGGTGGTCGGAATGGTATTTCTGCTCAAGCAGTCGGGATTGCACAGGGAGCATTAGACCATGCCCTCGCTTATGCCAAAGAGCGTAAGCAGTTTGGGAAGCCGATAGCCGACCAGCAAGCCTTGCAATTTATGCTCGCAGATATGGCGACGCAGGTCGAGGCTGCACGACTACTCACTTATCAAGCCGCTTGGTTAGAAAGCGAAGGTCTGCCATACGGCAAAGCGTCCGCCATGAGTAAGCTATACGCAGGGGATATTGCCATGGAGGTCACAACCAACGCCGTCCAGGTCTTTGGTGGGTACGGATACACGAGGGAATATCCGGTAGAACGGTTTATGAGAGATGCCAAAATTACGCAAATCTATGAAGGCACGAATGAGATTCAAAGACTTGTGATTTCTAAATACTTATTATCAGAGTAG
- a CDS encoding acyl-CoA dehydrogenase, with protein sequence MDFRWTEEQDMMRKMVRDFAQKEIEPIVAEMDETDAFPRDIVNRMGELGLMGIPVPERWGGVGADFTSYIITIHELSKVSATIGVILSVHTSVGTNPILYFGTEEQKQRFVPKLASGTYLGAFALTEPQAGSDASNLKTTAERQGDYYILNGSKVFITNAGEADIYITFAVTDPDKGVKGITAFIVEKGFEGLTVGKKEKKMGLNGSNTSELILENMKVPVENRLGEEGEGFTIAMANLDVGRIGIAAQALGIAEHALDLSTAYAQERQQFGRSIGKQQGVAFKLADMATQAEAAKLLTYRAAYLRTEGDSCGMEASMAKRFASDTAMNVTTEAIQVFGGYGYTKEYPVERLFRDAKITQIYEGTNQIQRMVISKHL encoded by the coding sequence ATGGACTTCAGGTGGACAGAAGAGCAGGACATGATGAGAAAAATGGTTCGTGATTTTGCCCAAAAAGAAATAGAACCGATTGTTGCAGAGATGGACGAAACGGACGCATTCCCACGAGACATCGTCAACCGTATGGGTGAGCTGGGGCTGATGGGCATACCCGTCCCTGAGCGATGGGGAGGTGTTGGTGCAGACTTCACATCTTACATTATTACCATACATGAGCTCTCTAAGGTGAGTGCCACTATAGGCGTGATATTATCTGTTCACACGTCAGTCGGAACTAATCCTATCCTATACTTTGGCACGGAGGAGCAGAAGCAACGGTTTGTTCCCAAGCTGGCCTCGGGTACATATTTGGGCGCTTTTGCCTTAACAGAACCACAAGCGGGGTCAGACGCATCTAATTTAAAGACAACCGCAGAGCGTCAAGGGGACTATTATATCCTAAACGGATCTAAGGTTTTTATCACAAACGCAGGTGAAGCTGATATATACATCACCTTTGCTGTGACCGATCCCGATAAAGGCGTAAAAGGCATCACGGCGTTTATAGTGGAAAAAGGGTTCGAGGGGTTAACCGTTGGTAAAAAAGAAAAGAAGATGGGCTTGAACGGTTCTAACACCTCTGAGCTCATTTTAGAAAATATGAAAGTCCCCGTAGAGAATCGTTTAGGAGAAGAAGGCGAGGGCTTTACGATCGCCATGGCCAATTTAGATGTGGGGCGTATCGGTATTGCCGCTCAGGCACTAGGTATTGCCGAACACGCCTTAGACCTCTCTACCGCTTATGCGCAAGAGCGGCAACAATTTGGGAGGTCGATCGGCAAACAACAAGGCGTTGCCTTTAAGCTAGCGGATATGGCCACCCAAGCTGAAGCGGCTAAATTATTGACATACCGTGCCGCATACCTCAGAACCGAAGGGGATTCATGCGGAATGGAAGCGTCAATGGCCAAGCGTTTCGCCTCAGATACAGCGATGAATGTGACAACGGAAGCCATTCAAGTCTTTGGGGGATACGGCTATACCAAAGAGTATCCTGTTGAACGCCTTTTCCGAGACGCTAAGATTACACAAATCTATGAAGGCACAAACCAAATTCAACGAATGGTCATTAGCAAACACTTGTAA
- a CDS encoding 3-hydroxybutyryl-CoA dehydrogenase produces MKIDKVMVIGAGQMGSGIAQVMAQAGKDVILQDLKDNFVNRGIQKIEQNLAKQVDKGKIDEEQKEATMLRIKPSTEIASAKEADIVIEAAVENMEVKKNVFARLDDLAPPHAILATNTSSLPITEIAATTKRADKVIGMHFMNPVPVMKLVEVIRGLATSDEVSDAVYDLAKQLNKTPVEVNDFPGFVSNRVLMPMINEAIYTVYEGVASPEDVDKVMQLGMNHPMGPLTLADFIGLDTCLYIMETLHEGFGDDKYRPCPLLRKYVKAGWLGRKTGRGFYVYDT; encoded by the coding sequence ATGAAGATAGATAAAGTCATGGTGATTGGTGCTGGTCAGATGGGATCTGGAATAGCCCAGGTCATGGCCCAAGCCGGTAAAGACGTCATTTTACAAGACTTAAAGGACAATTTTGTTAATCGCGGGATTCAAAAAATAGAACAAAACTTAGCCAAACAAGTGGATAAAGGCAAGATTGACGAGGAGCAAAAAGAAGCCACTATGCTTCGGATCAAACCATCGACCGAGATCGCTTCAGCCAAGGAGGCAGATATCGTGATTGAAGCGGCTGTTGAGAACATGGAGGTGAAGAAGAACGTTTTTGCTAGACTAGATGACCTCGCCCCGCCCCACGCTATTCTAGCCACCAATACGTCTTCTTTACCGATCACGGAGATTGCCGCCACCACGAAGCGAGCGGATAAGGTCATCGGGATGCATTTTATGAATCCGGTACCAGTGATGAAATTGGTAGAGGTGATTCGCGGTTTGGCGACGAGTGATGAGGTGTCTGATGCCGTATATGACCTTGCGAAGCAACTGAACAAAACCCCTGTTGAAGTGAACGACTTCCCAGGCTTTGTTTCTAATCGTGTCCTTATGCCCATGATTAATGAGGCTATTTACACGGTTTATGAGGGGGTTGCTTCTCCTGAAGACGTCGATAAAGTGATGCAGCTGGGGATGAACCACCCTATGGGACCGCTAACCTTGGCGGACTTTATTGGCTTAGATACGTGTCTCTATATTATGGAAACTCTACATGAAGGCTTCGGTGATGATAAGTACCGCCCATGTCCCCTTTTACGCAAATATGTAAAGGCTGGATGGTTAGGACGTAAAACGGGCCGAGGTTTCTATGTTTATGACACTTAA
- a CDS encoding acetyl-CoA C-acetyltransferase, giving the protein MTKTVIVSAARTPFGRFGSAFKDVPAVDLGATTLQEVARRADMPQTEVEQVIMGMVLQGGAGQIPSRQAARKAGYDWEVLSETINKVCASGLRAVTLADQIIRAGDATVIAAGGMESMSNAPYLLPKARWGLRMGDQKVKDLMIHDGLTCAFDQVHMAVHGSNVAEEFQVSREAQDEWAYRSHQRAVEAIDKGVLDDEIVSVSVPQRKGEPVEVNKDEAPRRDTSVEKLAKLPPVFTSNGSVTAGNAPGVNDGAGAFLLMSAERAQQEGKKPLAFIEGHAAVGEEAPYLAKTPALAIQKLLSQTGYTVDQIDLFEINEAFAAVTLTSADIANIPHEKLNVNGGAIALGHPIGASGARILMTLIYELQRRGGGLGVAAICSGAAQGDAILVRVDG; this is encoded by the coding sequence ATGACAAAAACAGTGATTGTGAGTGCAGCAAGGACCCCTTTTGGTAGATTTGGTAGCGCATTCAAGGATGTGCCCGCTGTTGATCTCGGCGCAACGACATTACAAGAAGTGGCCCGACGCGCAGACATGCCACAAACAGAGGTAGAACAAGTGATCATGGGGATGGTGCTTCAGGGTGGAGCTGGGCAAATCCCCTCAAGACAAGCGGCGCGTAAAGCTGGTTATGACTGGGAAGTCTTAAGTGAAACCATTAATAAAGTGTGTGCTTCTGGCTTGCGAGCCGTGACTTTAGCGGATCAAATTATCCGTGCAGGAGATGCGACGGTGATCGCGGCGGGAGGCATGGAAAGCATGAGTAATGCGCCATACTTGCTGCCCAAAGCACGCTGGGGACTACGCATGGGTGACCAAAAAGTGAAGGATCTTATGATTCATGATGGCCTCACCTGTGCCTTTGATCAGGTGCATATGGCTGTACACGGCAGCAACGTGGCTGAAGAATTTCAAGTTTCAAGAGAAGCGCAAGATGAGTGGGCGTATCGCAGTCACCAGCGTGCGGTTGAGGCTATTGATAAGGGTGTACTAGACGATGAAATTGTCTCCGTTTCCGTTCCCCAAAGGAAAGGAGAGCCCGTGGAGGTCAACAAAGATGAAGCCCCACGTAGGGACACGAGTGTTGAGAAACTAGCGAAGCTCCCTCCTGTATTCACGTCAAATGGGTCTGTTACAGCAGGGAATGCCCCGGGCGTAAACGATGGGGCAGGGGCGTTCTTACTCATGTCTGCTGAACGTGCCCAACAGGAAGGGAAAAAACCACTAGCGTTTATTGAAGGTCATGCCGCTGTTGGGGAAGAGGCGCCATATCTGGCTAAAACCCCAGCACTCGCCATTCAAAAACTACTATCCCAGACAGGTTATACGGTCGACCAAATAGATTTATTTGAAATTAACGAGGCTTTTGCTGCTGTGACACTCACGAGTGCAGACATCGCCAATATCCCACATGAAAAGCTGAATGTTAATGGGGGTGCCATCGCCCTCGGGCATCCTATCGGGGCTAGCGGTGCACGGATTTTGATGACTTTAATCTATGAGCTGCAACGTCGAGGTGGAGGATTAGGTGTTGCCGCCATCTGTAGTGGCGCAGCTCAAGGAGATGCGATCCTCGTGCGAGTGGATGGATAA
- a CDS encoding heterodisulfide reductase-related iron-sulfur binding cluster: MEWLAVLNLIAFFAVLSYALYLFVHIVYSRYLFVKLGKETDFKQAFKERLNELLVQMFGHKKLLKDKKSGVMHFFMFYGFIILQFGAIDLIGKGLTRNPEWMPLGSAYPYFVLMQEITVALILLAVGYAGYRRFIEKLPRLKRNFKASLVIIFIFSLMLTVILSLGFEAVMLSHQGELAQGFNGYHPFSSMVAMAFSWMSAEAANVMFWVFWWAHNVVLLAFLLYVPQSKHFHLIVAPINIFLKRREHPGKLRSIDFEDESLEEYGVGKVEDFTQKQLVDLYACVECGRCTNMCPASGTGKMLSPMDLITKIRDHLTDKGAAITSRTPWMPAYAFSDTQGNQLAQAKQAVRQAGDDEAAATAEKEVLSNFEYSIDLIGDVITEEEIWACTTCRNCEDECPVMNEHVDKIIDMRRYLVLTEGKVSQEAQRTFNNIERQSNPWGINRKERIEWRDQFEDIHVPTVKETEEFDVLWFVGSMGSFDNRNKKVAHAFAKLMNEAGVKFAILGNEEKNSGDTARRMGNEFLFQQLCMENIETLQKYDVKKIVTACPHTYNTLKNEYPEFGLEAEVLHHTELIVECLRDGRLKPSKTVDERITYHDSCYLGRYNNIYELPREILKTIPGVDIVEMERNRERGMCCGAGGGMMWLEETEGKRVNLERTEQALAVNPSVISSGCPYCLTMMNDGTKALEVEESVQTKDIAEILLSAIETSTEKVPH, from the coding sequence GTGGAATGGTTAGCCGTACTTAACCTAATCGCTTTTTTTGCTGTACTATCGTATGCCTTATATCTTTTTGTGCATATCGTCTACAGTCGTTACTTATTCGTCAAGCTAGGGAAGGAAACGGATTTTAAGCAAGCTTTCAAAGAACGTTTAAATGAGTTGCTCGTCCAAATGTTTGGACATAAGAAATTATTGAAAGATAAGAAAAGTGGGGTCATGCACTTTTTCATGTTTTATGGTTTTATCATATTACAGTTTGGTGCCATTGATCTCATCGGTAAGGGTTTAACGAGGAACCCAGAATGGATGCCATTAGGATCAGCGTATCCTTATTTCGTCCTGATGCAGGAAATCACTGTGGCCCTCATCCTTCTTGCTGTAGGATATGCTGGTTACCGACGCTTTATAGAGAAGCTGCCACGCTTAAAACGTAACTTTAAAGCGAGTCTTGTCATTATTTTTATCTTTAGCTTGATGCTCACCGTTATACTTTCCCTAGGTTTTGAAGCGGTGATGCTGTCGCACCAAGGAGAGCTGGCACAAGGCTTTAATGGCTATCACCCTTTTTCATCCATGGTGGCCATGGCTTTTTCCTGGATGAGTGCTGAGGCAGCGAATGTGATGTTTTGGGTTTTCTGGTGGGCGCACAATGTCGTATTACTGGCCTTTTTACTTTATGTACCACAGTCTAAGCATTTTCACCTTATCGTGGCCCCGATTAACATTTTCCTGAAGAGACGGGAGCATCCAGGGAAACTAAGGAGCATTGATTTCGAGGATGAGTCTTTAGAAGAGTATGGCGTGGGGAAGGTAGAGGACTTCACCCAAAAGCAGTTGGTTGACTTATACGCCTGCGTTGAGTGTGGGCGCTGTACGAATATGTGTCCGGCCTCAGGTACAGGTAAGATGCTCTCCCCTATGGATTTAATCACGAAGATTCGTGATCATCTAACGGATAAAGGGGCTGCGATTACCTCTCGAACCCCTTGGATGCCAGCGTACGCCTTTAGTGACACACAAGGCAATCAGTTGGCCCAAGCGAAGCAAGCGGTACGCCAAGCAGGGGATGACGAGGCCGCTGCCACAGCGGAGAAAGAAGTGCTGTCTAACTTTGAATATAGTATTGACTTAATCGGTGACGTCATCACTGAAGAGGAGATTTGGGCGTGTACGACGTGTCGTAACTGTGAAGATGAGTGCCCTGTGATGAATGAACATGTCGATAAGATCATTGATATGCGTCGTTACCTCGTACTGACAGAAGGAAAAGTGTCCCAGGAAGCGCAACGGACCTTCAATAACATTGAACGTCAGAGCAATCCTTGGGGGATCAATCGCAAAGAGCGCATTGAGTGGCGTGACCAATTTGAGGACATCCATGTGCCAACGGTGAAGGAAACAGAAGAATTTGACGTTTTATGGTTCGTCGGTTCTATGGGTAGCTTCGATAACCGCAACAAAAAGGTGGCACATGCTTTTGCAAAGCTCATGAACGAGGCCGGTGTGAAGTTTGCCATCCTCGGAAACGAAGAGAAGAATTCTGGAGATACGGCCAGACGCATGGGAAACGAGTTTCTGTTCCAACAATTGTGTATGGAGAACATTGAGACGCTGCAAAAATATGACGTTAAGAAAATTGTGACGGCTTGTCCACATACGTACAACACACTTAAGAACGAATATCCTGAATTTGGCTTAGAGGCGGAAGTCCTACACCATACCGAGTTGATCGTTGAGTGCTTACGCGATGGCAGACTGAAGCCAAGCAAAACGGTTGATGAGCGCATCACGTACCATGATTCCTGTTATTTGGGTCGTTATAACAACATTTACGAATTACCACGTGAGATTTTAAAAACAATTCCCGGTGTTGATATCGTCGAAATGGAACGTAACAGAGAAAGAGGCATGTGCTGTGGTGCTGGCGGCGGTATGATGTGGCTTGAAGAAACGGAGGGCAAACGCGTCAATCTGGAGCGTACAGAGCAAGCGCTAGCGGTTAATCCGTCCGTGATTAGTAGTGGTTGTCCTTACTGTTTAACGATGATGAATGATGGTACCAAGGCCTTAGAAGTAGAAGAATCGGTACAAACGAAGGACATCGCTGAGATTTTACTCTCGGCTATTGAAACGTCGACCGAAAAAGTCCCCCATTAA
- a CDS encoding thioredoxin family protein, producing the protein MKKVVIFGAVIGILFAALYFVNNASQSTKVEGNPYGKESLHPATANQLEDPLYQNLILPDELDEALSTEEDLYVYFYSPTCEYCKQASPLLIPTAEEENVDLKLMNLLEFKDAWGDFDIEYTPTLIHYNNGEEVKRIVGIPQGEEADKIDTYRHFLTSHE; encoded by the coding sequence ATGAAGAAAGTCGTAATTTTTGGCGCCGTCATCGGTATATTATTTGCAGCTCTGTACTTCGTGAATAATGCCTCACAAAGTACAAAAGTAGAAGGAAACCCTTACGGCAAAGAAAGCCTTCATCCTGCCACTGCAAATCAGCTGGAGGATCCCTTGTATCAGAATCTGATTTTGCCGGACGAGTTAGACGAAGCGCTTAGTACTGAAGAAGATCTTTATGTATACTTTTACAGTCCAACGTGTGAATACTGTAAACAAGCATCCCCGTTGCTCATCCCTACAGCTGAAGAGGAAAACGTTGATTTAAAACTGATGAATTTACTAGAGTTTAAGGATGCCTGGGGTGACTTTGATATAGAGTACACGCCGACGCTAATCCATTACAACAATGGAGAAGAGGTTAAGCGAATTGTTGGAATCCCCCAAGGAGAAGAAGCAGATAAGATTGACACATACCGTCATTTCTTGACAAGTCACGAATAA
- a CDS encoding disulfide oxidoreductase: MNGKDKMTENALLISWVVALVSTLGSLFFSEVWQFIPCTLCWYQRIVMYPLVLILAVAVAKNDTRIAIYIWPLSLIGFMISLYHYLMQKTTLFTNPDQACGIVPCTTEYINWFGFITIPFLALVAFSIITVIHFYLWFNREKH; the protein is encoded by the coding sequence ATGAATGGGAAAGACAAAATGACAGAGAACGCACTACTCATCAGTTGGGTTGTGGCTTTGGTTTCAACCTTAGGTAGTCTGTTTTTTTCGGAAGTGTGGCAGTTTATACCGTGCACGTTATGTTGGTATCAGCGCATTGTCATGTATCCGTTAGTCCTAATATTAGCGGTTGCAGTCGCTAAGAACGACACTCGTATTGCCATTTATATTTGGCCTTTAAGTTTAATAGGTTTTATGATTTCTCTCTATCATTATTTGATGCAGAAAACAACCTTATTCACAAACCCTGATCAAGCTTGTGGGATTGTCCCCTGTACCACTGAATATATTAATTGGTTCGGTTTTATTACGATCCCTTTCTTAGCGCTTGTCGCATTCAGTATCATCACGGTGATTCATTTTTACCTGTGGTTTAATAGAGAGAAGCACTAA
- a CDS encoding helix-turn-helix transcriptional regulator, with protein sequence MDQELTPQELDALRSLAKKFPRKGIRKRRFRRPKTWTIANRFLYGLMFVYDLKCADLAEAVGVSERTVNAWVFEGRIPSDENKEKVAQVLDCSVHILFNAEDIKKELRKSEESE encoded by the coding sequence ATGGACCAAGAATTAACACCACAAGAATTGGATGCCCTTCGTTCACTGGCTAAAAAATTTCCACGCAAAGGCATTCGCAAACGTCGGTTTCGTCGGCCTAAAACATGGACCATCGCTAATCGTTTTTTATACGGACTGATGTTTGTCTATGACTTAAAATGTGCCGATTTGGCTGAAGCGGTCGGCGTGAGTGAACGTACCGTTAATGCCTGGGTATTTGAAGGGCGAATACCAAGCGATGAAAATAAGGAAAAAGTGGCCCAAGTCTTAGACTGTTCTGTTCACATCTTATTTAACGCAGAGGATATTAAAAAAGAGTTGAGAAAAAGCGAAGAAAGCGAATAG
- a CDS encoding ABC transporter ATP-binding protein → MQRIKAKGLTKTFKVHRSRPGLKGAFRDLFNREYRTIQAVHDVDLDIKAGEMVGYIGENGAGKSTTIKMLTGILMPTAGELEVNGMMPYKNREAFVRTIGVVFGQRSQLWWDIAVQESFNLLKKVYRVEDDRHLNHMIEVLGVGDFLEQPVRKLSLGQRMRCELIAALIHNPPLVFLDEPTIGLDVLVKLKIREFLKEMNREYGTTIMLTTHDMSDIEALCQRVVVLDKGTVIYDGQLQTLRENWGEGKTAHIEFAKPVQPEALPKQWTWESKNAVQYSALLNGTTVSEFLQHMSQFEIKDLSIDETSTEQIIKKIYEEGVTS, encoded by the coding sequence ATGCAAAGAATAAAAGCAAAAGGATTAACAAAAACGTTCAAGGTTCACCGAAGTCGTCCAGGCCTAAAAGGGGCTTTCAGGGACTTATTTAACCGTGAATATCGTACCATACAAGCGGTACATGACGTTGATCTCGATATAAAAGCAGGCGAAATGGTTGGTTATATTGGAGAGAACGGCGCCGGTAAATCAACAACGATTAAAATGTTAACGGGTATTCTCATGCCAACTGCTGGAGAACTAGAGGTCAATGGTATGATGCCCTATAAAAACCGTGAAGCTTTTGTGCGTACCATCGGGGTTGTCTTTGGTCAACGTAGTCAGCTGTGGTGGGATATTGCTGTGCAAGAATCTTTTAATCTATTAAAAAAGGTATACAGAGTGGAAGATGATCGCCATCTGAACCATATGATTGAGGTGCTTGGGGTGGGAGATTTCCTTGAGCAGCCTGTACGTAAGCTCAGTCTAGGTCAGCGTATGAGATGTGAGCTGATCGCGGCCCTTATCCATAATCCACCTCTCGTCTTCCTAGATGAACCGACCATCGGATTAGATGTCTTAGTGAAACTTAAAATTAGAGAGTTTCTCAAAGAAATGAATCGGGAGTATGGCACCACCATTATGTTGACCACACACGACATGTCAGATATTGAAGCGTTGTGTCAGCGTGTCGTCGTCTTAGACAAAGGTACGGTCATATACGATGGTCAACTACAAACTTTGAGAGAGAATTGGGGCGAAGGTAAAACGGCTCATATCGAGTTCGCAAAACCGGTCCAACCTGAAGCCCTACCGAAACAGTGGACTTGGGAGTCTAAGAATGCCGTTCAGTATAGTGCACTACTCAACGGGACAACTGTGTCAGAATTTCTGCAACACATGTCCCAGTTTGAAATTAAGGATTTATCTATCGACGAGACGAGTACAGAACAAATTATCAAAAAGATTTACGAAGAGGGCGTGACTTCATGA
- a CDS encoding ABC transporter permease, whose product MSAYRMYVEMIRIRFLMMLAYRVNYYSGIIIYAINIGAYYFLWMAIYGQQESLGGLSPTQMTTYIAVAWMARAFYFNNIDREMALEIKEGRVAIELIRPYHYLMMKMMQALGEGIFRFSFFSIPGMVVVSFIFPIVLPMEASTFALYLLSLTLAFVINTQINLITGVLTFFFFNNDGLMQTKRVVVDLFSGLLIPIALYPEWAIKILEYLPFQAIAYLPAMIFTGGVSGNEIYQALFLQLFWVVVLIVPIQLLWKKAKQSMIIQGG is encoded by the coding sequence ATGAGTGCTTATCGTATGTATGTCGAAATGATTCGCATTCGCTTCCTCATGATGCTCGCCTATCGCGTCAATTACTACAGCGGCATTATTATCTATGCCATTAACATCGGTGCCTATTACTTTTTATGGATGGCCATCTATGGCCAACAGGAATCACTTGGAGGGCTATCTCCGACACAAATGACCACGTATATCGCTGTAGCATGGATGGCCCGTGCCTTTTATTTTAACAATATTGATCGAGAAATGGCGCTTGAAATAAAAGAGGGGCGTGTCGCCATCGAGCTCATTAGACCCTATCATTATTTGATGATGAAAATGATGCAAGCCCTTGGTGAAGGTATATTCCGTTTTTCCTTTTTCTCCATACCGGGTATGGTTGTGGTCTCTTTTATATTTCCAATTGTCTTGCCGATGGAGGCCAGCACCTTTGCTCTCTACTTACTCAGCTTGACGCTGGCGTTTGTGATCAATACTCAGATTAACTTAATCACAGGTGTGCTCACGTTTTTCTTTTTCAATAACGACGGTTTGATGCAGACCAAACGTGTGGTCGTTGATCTATTCTCCGGCCTGCTCATCCCGATTGCACTCTATCCGGAATGGGCCATTAAAATTTTAGAGTATCTTCCCTTCCAGGCCATTGCGTATCTCCCAGCCATGATATTTACAGGGGGCGTGAGTGGGAACGAGATCTATCAAGCCTTATTCTTACAACTGTTCTGGGTTGTCGTCCTGATCGTGCCTATACAGTTATTATGGAAAAAAGCGAAACAAAGCATGATTATACAAGGAGGATAG
- a CDS encoding ABC transporter permease yields MGNIDVFWNYIKQYFKSRLIYRMDFVNEIFSDLCMQAVSLIFILVVFQHTPAMAGWTKEEVIFIYGYFLVPFSIFQTFFNLWDFNERYIIKGEMDRVLTRPLHNLAQIVLERTQPESLFGIMTGMFIMGYAAVQLDLSFAWYDPLIFIVLVLGSVGIYAGVYVAIASIGFYSDSRTGIAPMIFNIQNYGRYPLDVYNKAIRFILTWILPFAYVGMYPSAYFLERKMWYVYTFATPFVGGFVFILGIAIWNFGVKQYRGAGS; encoded by the coding sequence ATGGGGAATATTGATGTATTTTGGAATTATATTAAACAGTACTTTAAATCGAGACTCATATACCGCATGGATTTTGTCAACGAGATTTTCTCCGATCTGTGTATGCAAGCGGTCAGCCTGATTTTTATCCTCGTTGTTTTCCAACACACACCTGCTATGGCCGGCTGGACAAAGGAGGAAGTGATTTTCATCTATGGCTATTTTCTCGTGCCATTCTCTATATTTCAAACGTTTTTTAACTTATGGGATTTTAACGAGAGATACATCATTAAGGGAGAAATGGACCGTGTCCTCACGCGGCCGCTTCATAATTTAGCCCAGATTGTGCTTGAACGCACGCAGCCAGAGTCCTTATTCGGCATCATGACGGGTATGTTTATTATGGGATATGCGGCCGTTCAGCTTGATTTAAGCTTTGCTTGGTACGATCCTCTCATTTTTATTGTGCTCGTGTTAGGCAGTGTGGGGATTTACGCTGGCGTCTATGTGGCCATAGCTTCAATCGGTTTTTATTCAGACTCCCGTACCGGAATTGCTCCGATGATCTTTAACATCCAGAATTACGGGCGTTATCCGTTAGATGTCTATAACAAAGCGATTCGTTTCATCCTGACGTGGATTTTACCTTTCGCCTATGTCGGGATGTACCCTTCGGCGTACTTTTTGGAGCGTAAGATGTGGTACGTGTACACCTTCGCCACACCGTTTGTGGGTGGATTCGTGTTTATCTTGGGCATTGCCATTTGGAATTTTGGTGTGAAACAGTACAGAGGGGCGGGGTCTTAA